In Topomyia yanbarensis strain Yona2022 chromosome 2, ASM3024719v1, whole genome shotgun sequence, one DNA window encodes the following:
- the LOC131680935 gene encoding histone H1-like — protein sequence MPQKKTEKKSKKSATIEEKKRGGEKAKKPKTSTKKPATKKAKAVPAKGVAAATEQKATKPSKAAANKPKTPMPKSTAASTEKATPTITAGKK from the exons ATGCCACAGAAG aagaccgaaaagaaaTCCAAGAAATCTGCTACCATCGAAGAGAAGAAAAGAggtggtgagaaggccaaaaagccaaagacTTCCACAAAGAAACCAGCTACAAAGAAAGCCAAAGCTGTCCCTGCAAAGGGGGTAGCAGCTGCCACTGAACAAAAGGCCACCAaaccatcgaaggctgcagcgaacaaaCCAAAGACCCCTATGCCAAAGAGTACCGCCGCATCTACGGAGAAAGCTACTCCGACGATCACAGCCGGCAAGAAGTAA
- the LOC131685235 gene encoding chromatin assembly factor 1 subunit A, producing the protein MMESVIIGESKLSPSAAGKKLKQSRLPFQVLSGSPVTPTAPKTGESRKRKPSVDTAGDGGGAARAAKIGRISEVKENVKDAGAITPLVVLDDESNSTDLVDIRKEDQKLVAVKVDIPKTPIRDEVDDLGGVGAGSGESAKKNDKIMIKLPMSKKKGKKEGTTEEGSSKKKVVKGKKKHKKEGKPQKASSGKSEVEQEDPIMVDDSDLSDGENEQEKAELVMEAEMAEKDAGIQINKEEVSKDSEKAAEDPDNENKSEPTEKQDDQEIVEEPLLVDKPPEKKIPDIVVIADDLEKDETTTNNTVVASNETAPTEAVTPRRARLSRVASQKTEDDKIKLLKTPTSQKKSKKAEENSTPKSTKADAEPSEEDAAKPSKSSKKKTASAKKTESTTKEKESPKSAEEDKKPTKGGTLDKFIAKTQPNQDTKLTEKTEPKADEQPQEPKQESQKTPEKVAKPEASGDSDQKSNPNNSTIVSICLDDSSDGGNTADDEENAYMLCTPNSKERSLLTAEEKSELQKKLTPKQLARRREAERRQALKQQELDERKRKRQEEKDARHREREEQEMLRKKEREEKEEQRRKEREEKEEQKRKEKEEKEEQRRKERDEKEKKRLAELEAKNEEKRKKEEQKEEERRKKEEEKEAEEKRKQKVAQAFQSFFVKKSNGKDCKHSEDENSMDQQQLGDDGDTPKQTFMPFCVKGDMRLAPLCRTSLDEERKKRLDEMLKKSNDENGNDAEVVDKKQLYLAQLKGPNYTVGKFDRTWVAQEDETEDDDVIFVDESVCHQIEVDPDAAPAKRYRAKYFLFEENRRPPYKGTWRKRSDKIRARRPFVQDTKFFDYEVDSDDEWEEEEPGESLHGSDDEKDVDTEEDYEVDNDFFVPHGHLSDEEMQAEDDVMDDNSPETQKAKLKIMQMEFAAEMKKKTEKIKPRLIGCIWENASADGDQRSECSSVIWDILKARAMLFDPEEPISFTAQKADPESNQSSPNKDKETVDTRLKKVKLVDEGVKELIKLVHGSAQNKKFLVKEFLAYWAKRRDEGEFNVPLFAPDSIRAKIVEISSWRPCPDEGSMQNKMCWYVHKDTLIKYQLADIAVPTDWQFILKPIAKTKKKVRKAVEETKNGEKTPPKSDENDEKTPPKKESPAEKDKKERLQPPTNSAVKSKLAPASSIAKFTKKLSADDKQKQFAKAKKSDTPVKQSVPPAKSSSSSSIKRASSSSKAIAASATATSTAKTSSSTNGTAEAKPQQKKRVQLLMSVPKGQTINESLKSNLISQFLAKGSNSASRSKPAEPMEVDPPNNGEGQSKTDEVIVLDD; encoded by the exons ATGATGGAATCGGTGATAATTGGTGAGAGTAAGCTCTCGCCTTCCGCGGCtggaaaaaagctgaaacaGAGCCGGCTTCcgtttcaa GTTCTCTCCGGTTCGCCGGTAACACCAACCGCGCCGAAGACCGGGGAATCCCGCAAACGCAAGCCGTCTGTGGATACGGCTGGTGATGGAGGTGGCGCTGCTCGGGCTGCCAAAATCGGTCGTATTTCGGAGGTGAAGGAGAATGTGAAAGATGCTGGTGCGATTACACCGTTGGTGGTTCTGGACGATGAAAGTAATAGTACCGATTTGGTAGATATTCGCAAAGAGGATCAGAAACTGGTTGCCGTGAAGGTGGATATTCCGAAGACCCCTATCCGAGATGAGGTTGACGATCTTGGTGGCGTTGGTGCCGGTAGTGGTGAGTCGGCAAAAAAGAATGATAAGATAATGATTAAGCTTCCGATGAGCAAGAAGAAGGGTAAGAAGGAAGGCACCACGGAAGAGGGTTCGTCTAAGAAAAAGGTCGTCAAAGGAAAGAAGAAACATAAGAAAGAAGGTAAGCCACAGAAAGCTAGTAGTGGAAAGTCCGAGGTCGAGCAAGAAGATCCGATTATGGTTGACGATAGTGATCTGTCCGATGGGGAGAATGAACAGGAAAAGGCCGAGCTTGTCATGGAAGCTGAAATGGCTGAAAAAGATGCAGGTATTCAAATTAACAAGGAAGAAGTATCGAAAGACTCAGAAAAGGCCGCGGAGGACCCAgataatgaaaataaatccGAGCCCACCGAAAAGCAAGATGATCAGGAAATTGTGGAAGAGCCTCTGTTAGTTGATAAACCACCGGAGAAAAAAATTCCCGACATAGTGGTCATTGCAGACGATCTGGAAAAAGATGAAACTACAACAAATAATACCGTGGTGGCCTCAAATGAAACGGCACCCACTGAAGCGGTAACACCTCGACGTGCCAGGCTTTCACGTGTAGCATCTCAAAAGACTGAGGAcgacaaaataaaactattgaaGACTCCAACTTCACAAAAGAAGTCTAAAAAAGCGGAAGAAAATAGTACGCCTAAATCCACCAAGGCGGATGCAGAGCCATCAGAGGAGGATGCCGCAAAACCCTCTAAATCATCGAAAAAGAAGACTGCTTCAGCCAAAAAGACGGAATCCACGACTAAAGAGAAGGAATCTCCAAAAAGCGCCGAAGAGGACAAAAAGCCAACAAAAGGGGGAACACTGGACAAATTCATTGCAAAGACTCAACCCAATCAGGACACAAAACTCACAGAAAAGACCGAACCAAAAGCGGACGAGCAGCCGCAGGAGCCCAAACAAGAATCTCAGAAGACTCCGGAGAAGGTCGCAAAACCGGAAGCTTCAGGAGATTCGGATCAGAAGTCGAACCCGAACAACAGCACCATCGTTAGTATTTGTCTGGACGATTCTTCCGACGGTGGCAATACGGCGGACGACGAAGAGAATGCTTACATGCTGTGCACTCCGAACTCCAAGGAGCGCTCGCTGCTGACTGCTGAGGAGAAATCGGAGCTACAGAAGAAGCTCACTCCGAAGCAGCTGGCTCGCCGTCGGGAAGCGGAGCGTAGACAGGCTCTCAAACAGCAGGAGCTTGACGAGCGCAAGCGGAAGAGGCAGGAGGAAAAGGATGCTAGGCATCGGGAGCGAGAGGAACAGGAGATGTTGAGGAAAAAAGAAAGGGAAGAAAAAGAGGAACAAAGACGTAAAGAACGGGAGGAAAAGGAGGAACAAAAACGTAAGGAGAAGGAAGAGAAAGAAGAACAAAGACGCAAAGAAAGAGATGAAAAGGAGAAAAAGCGACTGGCCGAGTTAGAGGCAAAGAACGAGGAAAAACGCAAGAAAGAAGAGCAGAAAGAAGAAGAACGCCGTAAAAAGGAGGAAGAGAAGGAAGCCGAAGAAAAACGCAAGCAGAAGGTTGCACAGGCTTTCCAAAGTTTCTTCGTCAAAAAGAGTAACGGCAAAGATTGCAAACATTCGGAGGATGAGAATTCTATGGACCAACAGCAGCTCGGTGATGATGGGGATACGCCGAAGCAAACATTTATGCCTTTCTGTGTTAAAGGGGACATGCGGCTGGCTCCGTTATGCAGGACTTCCCTGGacgaagaaagaaaaaaacgtttggacgaaatgttgaaaaaatccaACGACGAGAATGGGAACGATGCCGAAGTCGTCGATAAGAAGCAACTTTATCTGGCACAATTGAAGGGTCCCAACTATACGGTTGGCAAATTTGACAGAACCTGGGTGGCACAGGAGGATGAAACTGAGGACGACGATGTAATTTTTGTTG ACGAAAGCGTTTGCCATCAGATTGAAGTAGATCCTGATGCTGCCCCCGCTAAACGATACCGTGCCAAGTACTTTCTGTTCGAGGAGAACCGTCGTCCTCCGTACAAGGGAACCTGGCGGAAGCGAAGTGACAAAATCAGAGCTCGTCGCCCGTTCGTTCAGGATACT aaatttttcGACTACGAGGTCGACTCCGATGACGAATGGGAAGAGGAGGAACCGGGAGAGTCTCTTCATGGCAGCGACGATGAGAAGGATGTGGACACCGAAGAGGACTACGAGGTGGACAATGATTTCTTCGTGCCGCACGGACATCTCAGCGACGAGGAGATGCAGGCGGAAGATGACGTCATGGATGATAACAGCCCGGAAACGCAGAAAGCCAAGCTCAAAATCATGCAGATGGAATTCGCTGCCGAGATGAagaaaaagacagaaaagatcAAGCCTCGTTTGATTGGTTGCATTTGGGAGAATGCTTCAGCGGATGGAGACCAGCGATCGGAATGCTCGTCTGTCATTTGGGATATTCTGAAGGCTCGTGCGATGCTGTTTGATCCGGAGGAACCGATTTCATTCACCGCACAGAAAGCCGATCCGGAGTCCAATCAATCGTCCCCCAACAAGGATAAGGAAACGGTTGATACACGCCTCAAGAAGGTTAAGCTGGTGGATGAGGGAGTTAAAGAATTGATCAAGCTTGTTCATGGTTCTgcacaaaacaaaaagttcttagtgaaggAGTTCCTTGCCTATTGGGCCAAACGAAGGGATGAAGGAGAGTTCAACGTTCCGCTGTTCGCTCCCGATAGCATACGGGCTAAAATCGTGGAAATATCCAGTTGGAGGCCCTGCCCGGACGAAGGGTCAATGCAAAACAAAATGTGTTGGTATGTCCACAAGGATACGCTGATAAAGTATCAGCTGGCGGATATTGCGGTTCCAACGGACTGGCAGTTTATCCTGAAGCCAATcgccaaaaccaagaaaaaggTTCGAAAAGCGGTGGAAGAAACTAAGAACGGCGAGAAAACGCCACCCAAGAGCGACGAGAACGATGAAAAGACGCCACCTAAGAAGGAATCCCCAGCGGAAAAGGATAAAAAGGAACG TTTACAGCCACCAACGAACTCAGCTGTCAAGTCGAAACTCGCTCCCGCGTCCAGCATCGCcaagttcacgaaaaaactCTCGGCCGATGACAAACAGAAACAGTTTGCCAAAGCGAAGAAAAGTGATACTCCGGTGAAGCAAAGCGTTCCTCCTGCGAAGTCTTCCAGCAGCTCGAGCATAAAGCGTGCAAGCAGCTCATCGAAAGCGATAGCAGCTTCTGCAACGGCAACATCTACAGCTAAAACCTCCAGCAGCACAAATGGAACGGCGGAAGCAAAGCCTCAGCAGAAGAAGCGTGTCCAACTCCTGATGTCCGTTCCGAAGGGTCAGACCATAAATGAGTCACTCAAAAGCAATCTGATCAGTCAGTTTCTGGCAAAGGGTAGCAACAGTGCGAGCAGAAGTAAGCCTGCCGAACCGATGGAGGTTGATCCTCCCAATAACGGTGAAGGGCAGAGCAAAACTGACGAAGTTATTGTGTTAGATGATTAG